The Deinococcus depolymerans genome has a segment encoding these proteins:
- the pgl gene encoding 6-phosphogluconolactonase has translation MSAALGERRVFPTPQATAVAAAHAFVQAAREAVTARGAFHVALSGGSTPKLMYAALRDLPGVPWEATHVYFSDERAVGPDSPDSNYRLAHEELLRHVPVPPEQVRRMQGEVRPLSDAARAYAQALPAQLDVVLLGMGDDGHTASLFPGTDALNAGGRVAANRVPKLDTERLTFTFPEINAARQRWLLVTGAGKAGVLAEVQRGEGNHPVAGVTGPVWFLDGAAAAHLG, from the coding sequence GTGAGCGCCGCCCTGGGTGAACGCCGCGTCTTCCCCACCCCGCAGGCGACGGCCGTGGCGGCCGCGCACGCCTTCGTGCAGGCGGCCCGCGAGGCCGTCACGGCGCGCGGCGCGTTTCACGTGGCGCTGTCCGGCGGCAGCACCCCGAAACTGATGTACGCCGCGCTGCGCGACCTGCCCGGCGTGCCGTGGGAGGCCACGCACGTGTACTTCAGCGACGAACGCGCGGTCGGGCCGGACAGCCCGGACAGCAACTACCGCCTCGCGCACGAGGAACTGCTGCGCCACGTACCGGTCCCGCCGGAACAGGTGCGTCGCATGCAGGGCGAGGTCCGCCCGCTGAGCGACGCCGCGCGGGCCTACGCGCAGGCGCTGCCCGCGCAACTGGACGTGGTGCTGCTGGGCATGGGCGACGACGGGCACACCGCCAGCCTGTTCCCCGGCACGGACGCCCTGAACGCCGGCGGGCGGGTCGCGGCGAACCGGGTGCCGAAACTCGACACGGAGCGCCTGACCTTCACGTTCCCCGAGATCAACGCGGCGCGTCAGCGCTGGCTGCTGGTCACGGGTGCGGGCAAGGCGGGCGTGCTGGCCGAGGTGCAGCGCGGCGAGGGCAACCACCCGGTCGCCGGCGTGACCGGTCCCGTGTGGTTCCTGGACGGGGCGGCCGCCGCGCACCTCGGGTAA
- a CDS encoding glucose-6-phosphate dehydrogenase assembly protein OpcA translates to MTYATDLKPLGPVDTTVRKAQVTLDELWVQTNVETRAYTGNIIALTVKKHLERVQEALAGLEGRYAGRQIIGVMDGTDDLTVHASLVPQRGGLYVERLTLEASAEQLQGAILPLIRPATVNHVWWGADSRPEGTLLAELTDLADQVIVDSLTLDMPPSRHYALADLGWSRSAPWREALAQVFDSPDAARQLPRIDRLVVRHAGKKDLPARLYAGFIADTLGWKDLRNVEFRSGRCGRENGDLCGVELLGDGVRFVLSAESGAGNDVVRLECRWDGVNRESEVPVPTMTLAEGLARVMARPERGEVFEHAWTLAKETL, encoded by the coding sequence ATGACCTACGCGACCGACCTGAAACCGCTGGGCCCGGTGGACACCACCGTCCGCAAGGCCCAGGTCACGCTGGACGAGCTGTGGGTGCAGACGAACGTCGAGACCCGCGCGTACACCGGGAACATCATCGCCCTGACCGTGAAAAAGCACCTGGAACGCGTGCAGGAAGCCCTGGCGGGCCTGGAGGGCCGCTACGCGGGGCGGCAGATCATCGGCGTGATGGACGGCACGGACGACCTGACCGTGCATGCCAGCCTCGTCCCGCAGCGCGGCGGGCTGTACGTGGAGCGCCTGACGCTGGAGGCCAGCGCCGAGCAGCTGCAGGGCGCGATCCTGCCGCTGATCCGTCCGGCCACCGTGAACCACGTGTGGTGGGGCGCGGACAGCCGCCCGGAGGGCACGCTGCTGGCCGAACTGACCGACCTGGCCGATCAGGTGATCGTGGACAGCCTGACGCTGGACATGCCGCCCTCGCGGCACTACGCGCTGGCGGACCTGGGCTGGAGCCGCTCGGCGCCGTGGCGTGAGGCGCTGGCGCAGGTGTTCGACAGTCCGGACGCGGCCCGGCAACTGCCGCGCATCGACCGGCTGGTCGTGCGGCACGCCGGGAAGAAGGACCTTCCGGCGCGGCTGTACGCGGGGTTCATTGCCGACACGCTGGGCTGGAAGGACCTGCGGAACGTGGAGTTCCGTTCGGGCCGCTGCGGGCGCGAGAACGGCGACCTGTGCGGCGTGGAACTGCTGGGCGACGGCGTGCGCTTCGTGCTGAGCGCCGAGAGTGGCGCCGGGAACGACGTGGTGCGCCTGGAGTGCCGCTGGGACGGCGTGAACCGCGAGTCCGAGGTGCCGGTGCCCACCATGACGCTGGCCGAGGGACTGGCGCGCGTCATGGCCCGCCCGGAGCGCGGCGAGGTGTTCGAGCACGCCTGGACGCTCGCCAAGGAGACGCTGTGA